A single region of the Sphingobium sp. Cam5-1 genome encodes:
- a CDS encoding heparinase II/III family protein — MGAYRLGLKSGRHPVQRISAVAPSTPLFAAPTIKAGLPEANTRWSDRLWWFDWFTTEHLGEAPVWHYSPFGSGPADKASNWWAIPDFAGSGDIKGVWELSRLGWSVAFATQAAHGDVEALATLNRWLQSWLRDNPPYRGANWKCGQEASFRIIHLLATAIILGQERTPEPALAETIALHLERIAPTMSYAIGQDNNHGTSEAAAMFVGGSFLSALGWPKARHWTATGRRWLENRARHLIAPDGSFSQYSVVYHRLMLDTYSFVEMWRQRWDLAPFSGTMHTRLIAATRWLDAMVDRTSGDAPNLGANDGARLLPLTESDYRDFRPSLQMASVLFRGQRAIGDHGSWDDQLRWLGISPDTTTLSRPASETFDDGGFHVLRTGRASAYLRYPRFRFRPSQADLLHMDLWVDGLNLLRDAGTFSYNAEPETSEYFAGTASHNTVQFDERDQMPRLGRFLFGAWPKARRVEFVSKGETLRCAAAYTDHRGARHHREILLRSHGFTCTDTIDGRFDAAVLRWRLLPDAYRLENHRLSSNRMRLSINCNDSDIRINLTNACESRYYMHREQIPTLEIAFNHSCKIVTTGEF, encoded by the coding sequence GTGGGCGCTTATCGTCTCGGTCTTAAATCGGGCCGGCATCCGGTGCAGCGAATCAGCGCTGTGGCGCCGTCCACGCCTTTGTTCGCTGCTCCAACAATAAAGGCTGGCCTTCCCGAGGCCAACACCCGCTGGTCAGATCGTCTGTGGTGGTTTGACTGGTTCACCACCGAGCATTTGGGGGAGGCTCCGGTTTGGCATTACAGTCCCTTCGGCTCCGGCCCGGCAGACAAGGCAAGCAATTGGTGGGCCATTCCGGATTTTGCCGGTTCTGGTGATATCAAGGGTGTTTGGGAACTCTCACGCTTGGGCTGGAGCGTCGCGTTCGCGACGCAGGCGGCCCACGGCGATGTTGAGGCACTGGCTACCCTCAATCGCTGGCTGCAATCCTGGTTGCGGGATAACCCGCCTTATCGGGGCGCCAACTGGAAATGTGGACAGGAGGCTTCGTTCCGGATCATTCATTTGTTGGCGACGGCGATCATTCTCGGACAGGAGCGAACACCGGAGCCAGCGCTGGCTGAAACAATAGCGCTGCACCTTGAGCGTATTGCTCCGACCATGTCCTATGCGATTGGGCAAGATAATAACCACGGTACGTCCGAAGCGGCCGCCATGTTTGTCGGAGGGTCGTTCCTTTCGGCCCTTGGTTGGCCAAAGGCAAGGCACTGGACCGCCACCGGACGGCGATGGTTGGAAAATCGGGCTCGCCATCTGATCGCACCTGATGGCAGCTTCAGCCAATATTCAGTCGTTTATCATCGACTTATGCTCGACACCTATTCTTTCGTGGAGATGTGGAGGCAGCGGTGGGACCTGGCTCCTTTCTCGGGTACGATGCACACTCGTTTGATAGCGGCGACCCGCTGGCTGGATGCCATGGTGGATCGTACGTCGGGCGATGCTCCCAACCTTGGGGCCAATGACGGCGCCCGCCTCCTGCCGTTGACGGAAAGTGACTATCGCGATTTCCGTCCGTCACTTCAGATGGCGTCGGTTCTTTTCCGCGGTCAGCGAGCCATCGGTGATCACGGGTCCTGGGACGATCAACTGCGCTGGCTGGGTATTTCACCGGATACGACGACATTGTCGCGGCCTGCCAGCGAAACATTCGATGATGGAGGGTTCCACGTGCTTCGGACAGGGAGGGCATCCGCTTATCTGCGCTATCCTAGGTTCCGGTTTCGTCCGAGCCAGGCCGATCTGCTGCATATGGATCTATGGGTCGACGGGCTCAATCTACTCCGCGACGCGGGAACGTTCAGCTACAATGCCGAGCCTGAAACAAGCGAATATTTCGCGGGGACCGCGTCACATAATACGGTGCAGTTCGATGAGCGTGATCAGATGCCGCGACTGGGCCGATTCCTCTTCGGAGCCTGGCCGAAGGCTCGCCGTGTTGAATTTGTGAGCAAGGGCGAGACCTTGCGATGTGCCGCTGCCTACACGGATCATCGCGGAGCGCGCCATCATCGCGAAATTCTTCTCCGGTCACATGGCTTCACCTGCACCGACACGATCGACGGACGATTCGATGCTGCCGTGCTTCGTTGGCGCTTGCTGCCTGACGCATATCGCCTTGAGAATCATCGCCTATCAAGCAATAGGATGCGATTGTCGATAAACTGCAATGATTCCGATATAAGAATCAATCTTACGAATGCTTGCGAATCAAGATACTATATGCATCGTGAGCAGATTCCGACGCTTGAGATAGCGTTCAATCATTCGTGTAAGATCGTTACAACGGGCGAATTCTAA
- a CDS encoding glycosyltransferase family 4 protein, whose protein sequence is MHILYFHQHFSTPDGAAGTRSYEMARRLLREGHSVTMVCGSYSQGATGLAGPFHKGCRRGTIDGIDVVEFDMRYANEDGFIRRSGVFVKFALASIKLALREKYDLAFATTTPLTAGIPGIFARWLRGKPFVFEVRDLWPELPRAMGVITNPVILGAMSVLEWASYRSATRCIGLSPGIVDGITRRGVPRSRVSMIPNGCDVELFSDSRPAADASFRKANNISDKQLLAVYCGTHGLANGLDAVVDAGIELRNRGRTDIVLALVGKGQEKARLKERVKAERLSNVRFFDPVSKRRLTSLLGEADLGLQILRNIPEFAYGTSPNKFFDYLSVGLPVLNNYPGWLADMIEEHELGFAVRPDSPAAFADALEQAAEDRAALVEMGHNAAAFARGAMNRDHLSKQWVDWVTAGVGRVSLDGDGPYSAILSARPPALAVEQK, encoded by the coding sequence GTGCATATCCTCTATTTTCACCAGCATTTTTCCACGCCCGACGGGGCTGCGGGCACGCGCTCCTATGAGATGGCGCGCCGGTTGCTGCGTGAAGGGCATAGCGTGACGATGGTCTGCGGCTCATATTCCCAGGGGGCTACCGGACTGGCCGGCCCATTTCACAAGGGCTGCAGACGCGGCACAATTGATGGCATCGATGTCGTGGAATTCGACATGCGCTATGCCAATGAGGACGGGTTCATTCGGCGATCAGGCGTTTTCGTCAAGTTCGCGCTGGCATCCATAAAGCTGGCGTTGCGCGAGAAATATGATCTCGCTTTTGCGACAACGACGCCCTTGACGGCGGGCATTCCGGGCATTTTTGCCCGATGGTTGCGGGGCAAGCCTTTCGTGTTCGAGGTCAGGGATCTCTGGCCTGAATTGCCGCGTGCCATGGGTGTGATCACCAATCCGGTTATCCTGGGCGCGATGTCCGTTCTGGAATGGGCCTCATACCGCTCGGCAACACGGTGTATAGGTTTGTCGCCTGGAATCGTTGATGGGATTACGCGCCGCGGAGTCCCGCGATCCCGCGTCAGCATGATACCGAATGGCTGCGATGTGGAGCTGTTTTCCGACAGCCGGCCCGCTGCTGACGCCAGTTTCCGCAAGGCGAATAATATCTCGGACAAGCAGCTCCTGGCTGTTTATTGCGGAACGCATGGCCTGGCCAACGGTCTGGACGCAGTCGTTGATGCCGGTATTGAGCTGCGCAATCGGGGCCGGACTGACATCGTCCTCGCTCTTGTGGGCAAGGGACAGGAGAAGGCGCGCCTCAAGGAACGGGTGAAGGCTGAAAGGCTCTCCAACGTCCGGTTTTTTGACCCTGTCTCAAAGCGGCGTCTCACATCATTGCTCGGAGAGGCCGACCTTGGCCTGCAGATTCTGCGGAACATTCCCGAATTTGCTTATGGTACCTCGCCCAACAAATTCTTCGACTATTTGTCGGTTGGCCTGCCAGTGCTGAACAATTATCCCGGCTGGTTGGCGGATATGATCGAGGAGCATGAACTCGGCTTCGCCGTCAGGCCTGATTCACCGGCGGCATTCGCTGACGCGCTCGAGCAGGCTGCCGAAGATCGCGCCGCGCTTGTGGAAATGGGGCATAATGCAGCGGCATTTGCACGCGGCGCCATGAATCGCGATCATCTTTCAAAGCAGTGGGTCGACTGGGTGACCGCCGGTGTCGGACGCGTCAGCCTGGATGGCGACGGGCCTTATTCCGCCATATTGTCAGCACGGCCCCCCGCTTTGGCGGTGGAACAGAAATGA
- a CDS encoding sugar transferase: MRKRLLDIIVATAALLLLSPLMVLIGILVRFDLGSPVLFRQLRPGRDTKAFRMVKFRTMRDAQDAAGQLLSDAERLTRFGRFLRATSLDELPELWNVLKGDMSLVGPRPLLMEYLPRYSMEQLRRHELRPGITGWAQVNGRNALGWPEKLALDIWYVDHQTFWLDLKILMLTVFKVVARDGISAAGEATMPKFQGNEI, from the coding sequence ATGAGGAAGCGGCTCCTGGACATCATCGTTGCGACTGCGGCGTTGCTGCTCCTTTCACCGCTCATGGTTCTGATCGGGATTTTGGTGCGCTTCGATCTCGGATCGCCTGTCCTTTTTCGCCAGCTCCGTCCTGGCCGGGATACCAAGGCGTTCCGCATGGTCAAATTCCGGACAATGCGCGACGCGCAGGATGCCGCGGGGCAGCTGCTGAGCGATGCTGAGCGATTGACGCGTTTCGGCCGCTTTTTGCGCGCGACCAGCCTCGATGAATTGCCGGAGCTTTGGAATGTCTTGAAGGGGGATATGAGCCTGGTGGGGCCTCGACCCCTGCTGATGGAATATCTGCCCCGCTATTCGATGGAGCAACTGCGCCGGCACGAATTGCGGCCTGGCATTACCGGATGGGCGCAGGTCAATGGTCGTAATGCTCTTGGCTGGCCGGAGAAGCTGGCGTTGGACATCTGGTATGTTGATCATCAGACTTTTTGGCTCGATCTCAAGATCCTCATGCTGACGGTGTTCAAGGTGGTCGCCCGCGACGGCATCAGTGCCGCGGGTGAAGCAACAATGCCGAAATTCCAGGGAAATGAGATATGA
- a CDS encoding acetyltransferase, giving the protein MKPLLGVYGASGCGRGVMPIVRARYGHEADLVFIDDAPMKEANGYPILSWDAFRANPAEKRVCLAIANSEIRAKLSDKCASAGIPLFEARAQNVVEMHDVIIGEGAILSPFVTLTSNIRIGRCFHANLYSYVEHDCVIGDFVTFAPGVKCNGNIVIEDHAYIGSGAVIKQGRPGHPLTIGRGATVGAGAVVTKDVPPNMTVVGVPARQLEKELVC; this is encoded by the coding sequence ATGAAACCCTTGCTGGGCGTTTATGGGGCGAGCGGCTGTGGACGGGGCGTGATGCCCATCGTTCGCGCGCGCTACGGCCATGAGGCGGACCTCGTGTTCATCGACGATGCGCCAATGAAGGAGGCGAACGGTTATCCAATCCTGTCGTGGGATGCTTTTCGCGCGAATCCGGCAGAGAAGAGGGTTTGCCTCGCGATTGCGAATTCCGAGATACGCGCGAAACTTTCCGATAAATGCGCGAGTGCAGGGATCCCCCTGTTCGAAGCCCGGGCGCAGAATGTCGTGGAGATGCATGATGTCATCATAGGCGAGGGAGCGATTCTTTCGCCCTTCGTTACGCTGACTTCAAACATCCGCATCGGCCGATGCTTTCATGCAAATCTCTATTCCTATGTCGAGCATGATTGCGTCATAGGGGATTTTGTCACCTTCGCGCCGGGCGTCAAATGCAACGGCAATATCGTGATCGAGGACCACGCCTATATCGGCTCCGGCGCCGTCATCAAACAGGGTCGCCCAGGTCATCCGTTGACGATCGGAAGAGGGGCCACAGTTGGTGCGGGCGCCGTGGTCACCAAGGATGTCCCACCCAATATGACGGTCGTCGGCGTCCCTGCGCGGCAGCTTGAGAAGGAGCTTGTATGCTGA
- a CDS encoding DegT/DnrJ/EryC1/StrS family aminotransferase yields MLNQGVAPWPAFSREEIEAVSAVLSSGRVNYWTGEECRAFEREFASWAEADHAIAVANGTVALDLALHGLGIGPGDEVIVTPRTFIASISCVANAGATPVFADVDPISGNLSAGTISAVLSPRTKAVIAVHLAGWPCDMDPIMELAETHGFKVIEDCAQAHGARYKGRSVGSIGHVGAWSFCQDKIMTTGGEGGMVTCNDRGLWSRMWSFKDHGKSWEAVYERAHPPGFRWLHESIGTNWRMLEMQAVIGRIQLRQMAEWTEARTKNATLLHNALVPFSGDQGIVGLSGPLARDPGCWEEGSVHAYYKYYAYIRPENLLAGWSRDRIVNEMTARGIPCFQGSCSEVYLEKAFEDTGWRPHDPLPNARELGEKSLMFLVHPTLTADDMQRMTRVMGEVLHEVAGADRHAFA; encoded by the coding sequence ATGCTGAATCAGGGCGTCGCCCCTTGGCCGGCCTTTTCCCGCGAGGAGATAGAAGCGGTTTCGGCGGTGCTGTCGAGCGGCCGCGTCAACTATTGGACGGGCGAGGAATGCCGTGCATTCGAGCGCGAGTTCGCAAGCTGGGCGGAAGCGGACCATGCCATCGCCGTCGCGAATGGGACCGTGGCGCTCGACCTTGCGTTGCATGGCCTGGGCATCGGGCCCGGGGATGAGGTGATTGTGACGCCGCGCACGTTCATCGCCTCGATCTCCTGTGTCGCCAACGCGGGCGCCACGCCGGTTTTCGCGGATGTTGATCCGATCAGCGGCAATCTGTCCGCTGGGACGATCTCCGCTGTGCTGAGTCCTCGTACGAAGGCGGTCATTGCGGTGCATCTGGCGGGTTGGCCTTGCGACATGGACCCGATCATGGAACTGGCTGAGACCCATGGCTTTAAGGTGATCGAGGATTGCGCGCAGGCGCATGGTGCACGGTATAAGGGCCGCAGCGTCGGTTCGATCGGCCATGTGGGAGCCTGGTCTTTCTGTCAGGACAAGATCATGACCACCGGTGGCGAAGGGGGCATGGTGACCTGCAACGATCGCGGTCTTTGGTCACGCATGTGGTCCTTCAAGGATCATGGCAAGAGCTGGGAAGCCGTCTATGAGCGGGCCCATCCTCCCGGCTTTCGCTGGCTGCACGAAAGCATTGGCACCAATTGGCGGATGCTTGAGATGCAAGCGGTCATCGGCCGTATTCAGCTGCGGCAGATGGCGGAGTGGACAGAGGCGCGCACGAAGAATGCAACGCTTCTTCATAACGCACTGGTGCCCTTTTCGGGCGATCAAGGGATCGTGGGGCTGAGCGGACCACTCGCCAGGGACCCCGGCTGCTGGGAGGAAGGCTCGGTCCACGCCTATTATAAATATTATGCCTATATCCGGCCTGAAAACCTGCTGGCTGGCTGGTCCCGGGACCGGATCGTCAATGAAATGACCGCTCGCGGGATTCCCTGCTTCCAGGGATCCTGTTCCGAGGTCTATCTGGAGAAGGCGTTCGAGGACACAGGATGGCGGCCGCATGACCCGCTGCCAAACGCACGGGAACTGGGGGAAAAGAGCCTCATGTTCCTCGTCCACCCCACCCTGACAGCTGATGACATGCAGCGCATGACACGGGTCATGGGCGAGGTGCTGCACGAAGTGGCCGGCGCTGACAGGCACGCTTTTGCATGA
- a CDS encoding O-antigen ligase family protein — translation MGCLVAPVWAFSGQQGRHWRAPVAFALVILFALTILATGSRSGILTGLLAIGMGLMVSWRDIRHAFRRAPPWVFPVLVAAIIGIIALLVLISIAADRAESINRAIELDPGEDMRRRGLPTVLAMIGAYFPVGTGFGSFDPMFRIYEPLELLKRTYFNHAHNDFLEILLDGGLPALVLLLVALGWYIRASIRAWRADPAYYGLARLGSGMLLLILVASVFDYPARTPIFMAIIVIAAIWLGQGASRIALRR, via the coding sequence ATGGGATGCCTTGTTGCACCTGTCTGGGCCTTTTCGGGACAGCAGGGCCGTCATTGGCGGGCGCCTGTCGCATTCGCCCTCGTCATCCTATTTGCGCTGACCATTCTTGCGACAGGATCAAGATCCGGGATCCTGACGGGCCTTCTGGCCATCGGGATGGGACTGATGGTCAGCTGGCGCGACATCCGGCACGCGTTTCGCCGCGCGCCACCTTGGGTATTCCCGGTGTTGGTCGCCGCAATCATCGGCATTATCGCGCTTCTTGTCCTGATCAGTATTGCTGCTGACCGGGCCGAATCCATCAATCGCGCCATCGAGCTGGACCCCGGAGAGGACATGCGCCGCCGCGGGCTTCCCACCGTACTGGCCATGATCGGCGCCTATTTCCCGGTAGGAACGGGCTTTGGCAGTTTCGATCCGATGTTTCGGATATATGAACCGCTTGAGCTGTTGAAGCGAACCTATTTCAATCATGCGCATAATGATTTTCTGGAGATCCTGCTCGATGGTGGATTGCCCGCGCTGGTGCTGCTTCTCGTGGCGCTGGGATGGTATATCCGCGCGAGCATTCGAGCATGGCGGGCCGATCCGGCCTATTATGGATTGGCCCGGCTCGGGTCGGGAATGCTGCTCCTGATTCTTGTCGCCAGTGTTTTCGATTACCCGGCACGAACCCCCATTTTTATGGCGATTATTGTGATTGCTGCGATTTGGCTCGGTCAGGGCGCATCACGCATCGCTTTACGCAGGTAG
- a CDS encoding polysaccharide biosynthesis/export family protein, which yields MPPPQPSAQLTVVPDSQGLPAPHRSDLGAADRPALIGPLDTIGVDIFNVPELSREMQVDASGRISMPLIGTVDARNKTADELARTIENALKGRYVRNPQVTVNIKSSVSQVVTVDGEVTEPGLYPVTNQMTLMRVIASAKGLNEFAKQEQVVILRTVDNQRMAGLYDLGAIRRGAYVDPPIYANDVVIVGDSPERRLFRDIVSLAPLVAAPLVAILR from the coding sequence ATGCCTCCGCCCCAGCCGAGCGCGCAGCTGACGGTCGTGCCGGACAGCCAGGGGCTTCCAGCCCCCCATCGCAGCGATCTGGGCGCGGCTGACCGGCCGGCCCTCATCGGTCCGCTCGACACGATCGGCGTGGACATTTTCAATGTTCCCGAGCTCAGCCGGGAAATGCAGGTCGATGCAAGCGGGCGCATTTCCATGCCGCTTATCGGCACGGTCGATGCCCGCAACAAGACCGCCGACGAACTGGCGCGGACCATCGAGAATGCGCTCAAGGGGCGCTATGTTCGCAATCCCCAGGTGACGGTCAATATCAAGAGTTCGGTCAGCCAGGTGGTCACGGTCGATGGCGAGGTGACCGAACCGGGGCTCTATCCTGTCACCAACCAGATGACGCTGATGCGGGTCATCGCCTCGGCCAAGGGTCTCAACGAGTTCGCCAAGCAGGAACAGGTGGTGATCCTGCGCACGGTCGACAACCAGCGCATGGCTGGCCTGTACGACCTCGGCGCGATCCGCCGTGGGGCTTATGTCGATCCGCCCATTTATGCCAATGACGTGGTGATCGTTGGCGATTCCCCGGAACGCCGGCTGTTCCGCGACATCGTTTCCCTGGCGCCTCTGGTCGCCGCTCCGCTTGTCGCCATCTTGCGCTGA
- a CDS encoding GumC family protein, whose product MNSIVSKLGGDTALAALHQSQSEEASVPILRQYLRMAMRWRYVILGAVAICFLIGLVVTLLMTPQYTASSTIEISRESDKVTDLQGVERDASIADQEFYQTQYGLLQSRSLSERVAAELKLIDSPKFFEMFDFESEDPAFKLVNGRFAPAGRATRQRVAGEILRKHLSVNPTRLSRLVDVSFTSPDAAFSAKVANVWAQNFIQTNLDRKIQATSYGRNLLQGQLAQLKQKLDESQRQLVSYASHAKIINLPAQSGSGDSSAERSIVVDDLAALNGALAQATANRIAAQTRYEESGKAGASAQALSNTAINGLRQRRAELAAEYQRLMTQFEPGYPAADAVKAQIDQLDSSIAKEEGRVSNSQLADYRQAQEQEQALKAKVEQLKGDYLDQRRRSIQYNIYQQEVDTNQALYDGLLQRYKEIGVAGGVGVNNIAVVDPAQAPKLPSSPRLLINLAIAILAGLGIGAALAFGLEQIDEGITDPAEVKRALGLPLLGSIPKVDAAPRDILLDRKSDLVDAYLAVQTNLSFSTDHGVPRAFAVTSTRPSEGKSTTCLALASTLARAGKNIILVDGDMRNPSIHQLGGVANRRGLSNFLSGEDDIASLLFSMEDLGFVAMSAGPLPPNAAELLTGDRLAHLIGRLLETYDHVIIDSPPVMGLADAALIATRVEGVIYAVESHGIRTNLVKDAIGRLLTANVRIIGSVLTKFDAKKAHYGYGYGYEYGYSYGRKTEAQAA is encoded by the coding sequence ATGAATAGCATTGTTTCCAAGCTTGGCGGCGACACGGCATTGGCTGCGCTGCATCAGTCGCAATCCGAAGAAGCTTCGGTCCCCATCCTGCGCCAGTATCTGCGGATGGCCATGCGATGGCGCTATGTCATCCTGGGGGCAGTCGCGATCTGCTTCCTGATTGGGCTGGTGGTCACGCTTTTGATGACCCCCCAATATACGGCGTCCTCTACCATCGAGATCTCGCGGGAATCGGACAAGGTCACCGATCTGCAAGGGGTCGAGCGCGATGCGAGCATTGCCGACCAGGAATTCTACCAGACGCAATATGGATTGCTGCAGTCCCGCTCGCTCTCAGAACGCGTTGCAGCCGAGCTCAAGCTCATCGATTCCCCGAAATTTTTCGAGATGTTCGATTTCGAGAGCGAAGACCCTGCCTTCAAGCTGGTCAATGGGCGCTTTGCACCCGCCGGCCGCGCGACCCGGCAGCGCGTGGCAGGTGAAATTCTCCGCAAGCATCTGAGCGTCAATCCTACGCGGCTGTCACGTCTGGTAGATGTGAGTTTCACCAGTCCAGATGCTGCTTTTTCCGCGAAGGTCGCCAATGTCTGGGCCCAGAATTTCATCCAGACCAATCTCGACCGCAAGATCCAGGCGACGTCCTATGGCCGCAATCTTCTGCAGGGCCAATTGGCCCAGCTCAAGCAGAAGCTAGATGAATCCCAACGCCAACTGGTATCCTATGCGTCGCACGCGAAAATCATCAATCTGCCCGCCCAATCGGGCAGTGGGGATTCAAGCGCCGAGCGATCCATCGTGGTCGATGATCTGGCGGCCCTCAACGGCGCGCTGGCGCAGGCTACCGCCAACCGGATCGCGGCGCAGACCCGCTATGAGGAAAGTGGCAAGGCTGGGGCGTCCGCCCAGGCGCTGAGCAACACCGCGATCAACGGTCTGCGGCAACGCCGGGCCGAACTGGCGGCCGAATATCAGCGGCTGATGACGCAGTTCGAGCCTGGATATCCTGCCGCTGATGCTGTGAAGGCGCAGATAGATCAGCTCGATAGCAGCATCGCGAAAGAGGAAGGCCGCGTCTCCAATTCGCAATTGGCTGACTATCGCCAGGCCCAGGAACAGGAACAGGCTCTCAAAGCAAAGGTGGAGCAACTCAAGGGAGACTATCTCGACCAGCGCCGCAGGAGCATCCAGTATAATATCTATCAGCAAGAGGTCGATACCAACCAGGCCCTCTATGATGGCTTGCTGCAGCGATACAAGGAGATCGGCGTAGCCGGCGGTGTAGGCGTCAATAATATCGCTGTCGTTGATCCGGCGCAGGCGCCCAAGCTGCCCTCGAGCCCCAGGCTGCTCATCAATCTTGCAATCGCCATTCTGGCGGGTCTCGGGATCGGCGCTGCCCTCGCATTCGGTCTTGAGCAGATCGACGAAGGGATCACTGACCCCGCAGAGGTCAAGCGAGCGCTCGGGCTGCCGTTGCTGGGTTCCATTCCCAAGGTGGACGCGGCGCCCAGAGACATCCTGCTCGACCGCAAATCGGATCTGGTGGATGCCTATCTTGCAGTACAGACCAATCTGTCCTTTTCGACGGATCATGGCGTTCCCCGTGCCTTCGCCGTCACCTCGACGCGCCCGAGCGAAGGCAAGTCGACAACGTGCCTTGCGCTGGCCTCCACGCTGGCCCGCGCCGGGAAAAACATCATCCTGGTCGATGGTGACATGCGGAATCCGTCCATCCATCAACTGGGGGGTGTTGCGAACCGGCGTGGTCTCAGCAATTTCCTGAGCGGGGAAGACGATATCGCGTCGCTGCTGTTCTCGATGGAGGATCTGGGTTTCGTGGCCATGTCAGCCGGGCCGCTTCCGCCCAATGCAGCGGAGCTTTTGACCGGCGATCGCCTCGCGCATCTGATAGGCCGCCTGCTTGAAACCTATGACCATGTGATTATCGATTCCCCGCCGGTCATGGGTCTGGCTGACGCGGCGCTCATCGCCACAAGGGTGGAAGGCGTCATTTACGCTGTGGAGTCGCATGGCATCCGCACCAATCTTGTCAAGGATGCGATCGGTCGTCTTCTCACGGCCAACGTCCGGATCATCGGTAGTGTTCTGACGAAGTTCGATGCGAAGAAGGCGCATTATGGCTACGGCTATGGCTATGAATATGGCTACAGCTATGGCCGCAAGACTGAAGCCCAAGCGGCCTGA
- a CDS encoding glycine zipper 2TM domain-containing protein — MGKQFMGLVSAMAVGLTLVSGVADAKPSHHRKDDRARYEWRGNQRNWEPSRSYRSGNYRERRLGRNDQIFRGHDGRAYCRRSDGTTGLVIGGVGGALLANLVGGKTLGTIAGGVGGALLGREIDRGKVKCR, encoded by the coding sequence ATGGGAAAGCAATTTATGGGTCTGGTATCGGCGATGGCCGTGGGCCTCACGCTCGTTTCAGGGGTGGCGGATGCCAAGCCTTCCCATCATCGGAAAGACGACAGGGCGCGCTACGAGTGGCGCGGCAACCAGCGCAATTGGGAGCCATCGCGCAGCTACCGGAGCGGCAATTATCGCGAGCGCCGTCTTGGCCGTAATGACCAGATCTTCCGGGGTCATGATGGCCGCGCTTATTGCCGTCGTTCCGATGGGACGACCGGGCTTGTCATTGGCGGCGTTGGGGGCGCGCTCCTGGCGAATCTTGTCGGGGGCAAGACGCTCGGCACGATTGCAGGCGGCGTGGGCGGCGCGCTTCTTGGCCGCGAAATCGATCGCGGCAAGGTGAAGTGCCGGTAA
- a CDS encoding MucR family transcriptional regulator produces MADETSSDITTLTVQLLSAFVSKNSVPSDQLAELIKTTRAALTQDITPSPDASVAKEYTPAVSVRKSLASPDHILSLIDGKPYKTLKRHLATNGLTPDEYRLRYKLPASYPMVAPSYSQARRAVAQKLRLGHKTSAVSPPPQPSETTAHADPARAAIETSPAPSAVTASPRAQPPQTPASARKPRASKLRLSFKMAEQEKPKSAGEESGSTPASTDDKSAVPGPTRSPVRSAGRRPTKRRSPTKTMG; encoded by the coding sequence ATGGCAGATGAGACCAGTTCCGACATTACCACCCTCACCGTCCAATTGCTGAGCGCCTTTGTCTCGAAGAACAGCGTGCCGAGCGATCAACTCGCGGAATTGATCAAAACGACACGCGCGGCACTGACGCAGGACATCACACCATCCCCGGACGCCAGCGTCGCGAAAGAATATACGCCCGCTGTTTCGGTCCGCAAAAGCCTTGCCTCGCCTGACCATATCTTGAGCCTGATCGACGGGAAGCCCTACAAGACTTTGAAGCGGCATCTGGCGACAAACGGATTGACGCCTGACGAATATCGCCTCCGCTACAAATTGCCGGCGAGCTATCCCATGGTAGCGCCGAGCTATTCGCAGGCGCGCCGCGCCGTCGCACAAAAGTTGCGCCTCGGTCACAAGACGAGCGCGGTTTCTCCACCGCCACAGCCATCAGAGACAACCGCACATGCAGATCCCGCCCGCGCGGCAATAGAGACGTCGCCGGCGCCATCAGCTGTGACCGCAAGCCCCAGGGCGCAGCCTCCGCAGACGCCGGCCTCCGCCAGGAAGCCGCGCGCTTCAAAACTGCGCCTGTCCTTCAAGATGGCGGAGCAGGAAAAGCCCAAATCGGCTGGCGAGGAAAGCGGGTCGACCCCGGCATCGACCGATGACAAATCCGCAGTCCCCGGACCAACCAGATCGCCGGTCCGGAGCGCAGGCAGGCGCCCCACGAAGCGCCGGTCGCCGACCAAAACCATGGGTTGA